In Argopecten irradians isolate NY chromosome 11, Ai_NY, whole genome shotgun sequence, one DNA window encodes the following:
- the LOC138335718 gene encoding alpha-(1,3)-fucosyltransferase C-like, with the protein MKWRISKRQKKTTGVIIISLVIYWILTNKLENIPRLHFSGQQVVRQDVNESIPIYFYRKQADIGNPFRDCKFKCHLVDGMTNKENDVVVFHAPTLYENSPLKKFRGQLWVYHSMEPPTLHPESEKMQRWRNLFNWTISYRRDADILHTYGRFHSIPANKQNQIETLSTWSSQLNKSVIFVSHCPIASKRMEYIEVLNHLYDTDVYGDCGKLICPKSEYGNCLYKLNNYKFALAFENSICRDYVTEKMFKAYWIRTSAIPIGRGQTQYDIFLPPKSYLDTSTYPTTKELTAHMWNLSTNITEASSYFWWKRNYVSEEVVYEGFCELCRRVHDPQLKKKYTGIYRDINAWLRGNNDINICRTPTDLPLPVKKTNFVQRLLKFLFGKTQK; encoded by the exons ATGAAGTGGCGGATATCAAAAAG ACAGAAAAAAACTACAGGAGTCATCATAATCAGCTTGGTTATATATTGGATCCTCACCAACAAACTAGAAAACATTCCACGTCTGCACTTCAGCGGTCAGCAGGTCGTCCGCCAGGATGTTAATGAATCCATCCCtatatatttttacagaaaACAAGCAGATATAGGTAATCCATTTCGTGATTGTAAATTCAAATGTCATTTGGTGGACGGGATgacaaataaagaaaatgacGTTGTTGTATTTCATGCTCCAACTTTATACGAAAATAGCCCACTGAAGAAATTTCGGGGACAGCTCTGGGTCTATCATTCTATGGAACCGCCGACACTGCATCCTGAATCGGAAAAGATGCAAAGGTGGAGAAATCTTTTCAATTGGACAATAAGTTATAGGAGAGATGCAGACATACTACACACGTACGGGAGGTTTCATTCCATTCCGGCTAATAAACAAAACCAGATTGAAACATTATCAACATGGTCATCTCAACTCAACAAATCCGTCATTTTTGTTTCACATTGTCCTATAGCAAGTAAAAGAATGGAATATATTGAAGTGTTGAATCACTTGTACGACACCGATGTATATGGCGATTGCGGAAAGTTAATTTGTCCCAAGTCTGAATATGgaaattgtttatataaattaaataactATAAATTTGCTTTGGCTTTTGAAAATTCCATCTGTAGAGATTatgtaacagaaaaaatgtttaaagctTACTGGATCCGAACAAGTGCAATACCAATCGGCCGTGGACAGACGCAGTATGATATTTTTCTGCCTCCTAAATCCTATCTGGACACATCAACATATCCTACTACTAAAGAATTGACAGCGCACATGTGGAATCTCTCCACAAATATAACTGAAGCATCTTCCTACTTCTGGTGGAAAAGGAATTACGTTTCTGAAGAAGTGGTGTATGAAGGTTTTTGTGAGCTATGTAGACGTGTTCATGATCCTCAGCTAAAGAAGAAATACACAGGAATTTACAGGGATATCAACGCTTGGCTTCGCGGCAACAATGACATCAACATCTGTAGAACACCTACTGATTTGCCATTGCCTGTAAAAAAGACGAATTTTGTACAACGCTTGTTGAAATTCTTATTTGGCAAAACCCAAAAATAA